In one Leptospira fletcheri genomic region, the following are encoded:
- a CDS encoding TMEM43 family protein, translated as MALESSDGMSSSEDVGIFGQFGDSFKGILTGILLFPASLFLIYQVETCEQASAALKGAVPAAEAKEGFPSYVTGMLTADPLGGEFVKTGHYISYSQTAEVYAWTEEVKEEGSGTNKKKVRKCKLEWTSSPKNPRNFELTGCKSKPFYQVSHSEINSFANDAKIKGESGTSYSVNLKDVEFTSEVPSSAPEAANLSKGILKEEYVYLNEKCSKDEIEGCERVNVDVRPIPKENMTFVGSVSGHSMGKFRSKEDNLFLNASVGDYQKTMKDIASDDKMMKWIGRIVCFVIMWASLNLLVGPLTALLSFIPFIGEFGKMAISFVLGVVAFVITAITILLVKFWYIWLLICLGAIGYSIYKRKQAKPASA; from the coding sequence ATGGCATTGGAAAGTTCGGATGGGATGTCCTCTTCGGAGGACGTCGGTATATTTGGTCAGTTTGGCGATTCTTTTAAAGGCATCCTGACCGGTATCTTATTATTCCCCGCTTCTTTATTTCTAATCTATCAGGTCGAAACCTGTGAGCAAGCGAGTGCGGCTTTGAAAGGAGCCGTTCCCGCGGCGGAAGCCAAAGAAGGTTTTCCGTCGTATGTAACAGGTATGCTTACAGCTGATCCGTTAGGAGGGGAATTCGTTAAAACGGGACATTATATTTCTTATTCTCAAACCGCCGAGGTCTATGCTTGGACTGAGGAAGTGAAGGAAGAAGGAAGCGGAACCAACAAGAAGAAAGTCCGCAAATGTAAATTGGAATGGACCTCTTCTCCAAAAAATCCGCGAAACTTCGAACTCACCGGTTGTAAATCCAAACCGTTTTACCAAGTTTCGCATTCCGAGATCAATTCTTTCGCAAACGACGCGAAGATCAAAGGGGAAAGCGGAACCTCTTATTCCGTCAATCTGAAAGACGTGGAGTTTACGAGCGAAGTTCCTTCTTCCGCACCCGAAGCGGCGAATCTGTCGAAAGGGATTTTGAAGGAGGAATACGTCTATCTGAACGAAAAATGTTCCAAGGACGAAATTGAAGGCTGCGAACGCGTAAATGTGGATGTGAGGCCGATTCCGAAGGAGAATATGACTTTCGTAGGTTCCGTTTCCGGACATTCGATGGGAAAATTCAGAAGTAAAGAGGACAATCTTTTTCTAAACGCGTCCGTCGGAGATTATCAAAAGACGATGAAGGACATCGCTTCCGACGACAAGATGATGAAATGGATCGGTCGAATCGTTTGTTTCGTCATCATGTGGGCGAGTTTGAATCTGTTGGTCGGGCCCTTGACTGCATTACTGAGTTTCATTCCTTTTATCGGAGAGTTCGGTAAGATGGCGATCTCTTTCGTTTTAGGAGTAGTGGCCTTCGTGATCACGGCGATCACGATCCTTCTCGTCAAATTCTGGTACATCTGGCTTTTAATCTGTTTGGGAGCGATCGGTTATTCGATTTACAAACGGAAGCAGGCTAAACCGGCTTCGGCTTAA
- a CDS encoding HD family phosphohydrolase, with amino-acid sequence MESKFQQYVVTDDPALDRRLTVLRNKLHPEVLLLRDFYEYPGIRDTEQFVNIVFYLSAAALEEDHRRIREQLRLNPLILARFILNAGLDYDDHKQTEIEDDLIFGILPNTTTDLHICKGLANAFIHLQMVTDQFDLLHRINTAKYEINRLTRIGISLANEKDFGKLLGEILYSAREICNADSGSLYLVERDEISFVKSLRFKISALSVGEEFLLPINKESIAGYVAETGKILNISDAYNLPPETEFTFNGNFDVLTNYYTKSMLVVPMKDHRGEVVGVLQLINRKRNFNQKLTVEQMKGEDVQPFDDYSSQLVLGVAGQAAVAIQNNYLLREIETLFEGFVTASVNAIEARDPTTSGHSFRVALLTVGLAEAMDRVENGKYKDVKFSKEQIKEIRYASLLHDFGKVGVREKVLVKAKKLEELELDLIDWRFKFLTKDLEARFNARKVEYLKKHGTLGFADFEKSLDFEKTEEFRRLSSMLQIIRQSNEPTILEETNSYRLEEIAKLQYTTTEGEELNLITPYEFGFLTIKKGSLDFDERKEIESHVEHTFQFLSKIPWTSDLKMVPAIAHAHHEKLNGSGYPRGLSGEDIPVQSKIMTISDIFDALTDKDRPYKKAVPLDRALDILEMEAKDNHLDSELLKMFIDARVWEKLSQHPHLTK; translated from the coding sequence ATGGAGTCCAAGTTTCAGCAATATGTGGTAACGGATGATCCGGCTCTAGACCGCAGGTTAACCGTACTTCGAAATAAGCTCCATCCGGAAGTTTTACTTCTCCGGGACTTTTACGAATATCCGGGAATCCGCGACACGGAACAATTCGTGAATATCGTCTTTTATCTTTCCGCGGCTGCGCTGGAGGAAGATCACAGACGAATCCGAGAACAGCTCCGTTTGAATCCGCTGATCCTGGCGAGATTTATCCTGAACGCCGGCCTGGACTATGACGATCACAAACAGACCGAAATCGAAGACGATTTGATCTTCGGAATACTACCGAACACGACGACCGACCTTCATATCTGTAAAGGTTTGGCCAATGCGTTTATCCATCTGCAGATGGTGACGGATCAATTCGATCTGCTCCACCGGATCAACACCGCCAAATACGAAATCAACCGGTTGACGCGGATCGGAATCAGTCTGGCCAACGAAAAGGATTTCGGTAAATTATTGGGCGAAATCCTATACAGTGCAAGGGAAATCTGTAACGCAGATTCCGGATCCTTGTATCTCGTAGAGAGGGATGAGATCAGTTTCGTTAAAAGTCTGAGATTCAAAATCTCCGCCTTGAGCGTAGGAGAGGAATTCCTGCTCCCGATCAACAAGGAGAGTATCGCAGGGTACGTGGCGGAAACCGGTAAGATTCTGAATATTTCGGACGCGTACAATCTTCCTCCCGAAACGGAGTTCACGTTTAACGGGAATTTCGACGTATTAACGAATTATTATACGAAGTCCATGTTGGTCGTTCCTATGAAGGACCACAGAGGAGAGGTGGTCGGGGTCCTGCAACTGATCAACCGCAAGAGGAATTTCAACCAGAAACTGACCGTGGAACAGATGAAAGGAGAGGACGTTCAACCCTTCGACGACTACTCCTCTCAGTTGGTTTTGGGTGTGGCCGGCCAAGCTGCCGTAGCCATTCAGAACAATTACCTTCTTCGGGAAATCGAAACCCTGTTCGAAGGGTTCGTCACTGCGTCCGTAAATGCGATCGAAGCCAGGGATCCGACCACGAGCGGACATTCTTTTCGCGTCGCTCTTTTGACCGTGGGCTTGGCCGAAGCGATGGATCGGGTCGAGAACGGAAAATATAAGGACGTCAAATTCAGCAAGGAACAGATCAAGGAGATCCGTTATGCGTCCTTGCTTCATGATTTCGGAAAGGTGGGAGTCCGGGAAAAGGTGCTCGTTAAGGCCAAAAAACTGGAAGAGTTGGAACTGGATCTGATCGATTGGCGTTTTAAATTCCTGACAAAGGATTTGGAAGCACGGTTCAACGCTAGAAAAGTGGAGTACTTAAAGAAGCACGGAACCTTGGGATTCGCGGATTTCGAAAAGTCCCTCGACTTCGAAAAGACGGAGGAATTCAGGAGGCTGAGTTCCATGCTGCAGATCATCCGTCAATCCAACGAGCCTACCATATTGGAAGAGACCAATTCCTACCGTTTGGAAGAGATCGCAAAGCTGCAGTACACGACTACGGAGGGAGAGGAACTGAATCTGATCACGCCGTACGAATTCGGATTTCTCACGATCAAAAAAGGTTCCTTGGATTTCGACGAACGCAAGGAAATCGAATCCCATGTGGAACATACCTTCCAGTTTTTGAGCAAGATCCCTTGGACCAGCGATTTAAAGATGGTTCCCGCGATTGCTCATGCTCATCACGAAAAATTAAACGGAAGCGGATATCCCCGCGGATTGTCCGGGGAGGATATTCCCGTCCAGTCCAAGATCATGACCATTTCGGATATATTCGACGCTTTGACGGACAAGGACAGGCCTTATAAGAAGGCGGTTCCCTTGGATCGTGCTCTCGACATTTTGGAGATGGAAGCCAAGGACAACCATCTGGATTCCGAATTGTTGAAAATGTTCATCGACGCAAGAGTTTGGGAGAAATTATCCCAGCACCCGCATCTTACGAAATGA
- a CDS encoding FecR family protein: protein MKRKLWIAISLGLTLGSLVLLSQEKKEQEARIAFLVGNVQLQKAGSGPWARLKQGDPVGEGDILSTGNGSKATVAYRGSEFRILPNSRLKLSSLHSEAKGGKMNVLSGFAWFHVVNLNGKKFDVSTPTNTAGVRGTSFSAFYEPKSKDSGFCTCEGKVALTGNGEKGDGTVQEKGFGGYYSGEGGEPKRTSYEGIIIKFKSMPPFKEMMKKNISLKNCLSCHIPQGWTASDPVPMDETYGASANSH, encoded by the coding sequence ATGAAACGCAAACTATGGATCGCAATTTCTTTGGGATTGACTCTCGGCTCTTTAGTGCTTCTAAGCCAGGAGAAAAAGGAACAAGAAGCCAGAATCGCTTTTTTGGTAGGAAATGTCCAACTGCAGAAAGCGGGCAGCGGACCTTGGGCTCGATTGAAGCAAGGAGATCCGGTGGGAGAAGGGGACATCCTTTCCACGGGAAACGGATCCAAAGCGACAGTCGCTTACAGAGGCTCCGAATTCCGAATTCTACCGAATTCCAGGCTCAAACTTTCCTCTCTCCACTCGGAAGCCAAAGGTGGAAAGATGAACGTCTTAAGCGGATTTGCTTGGTTTCATGTCGTGAATTTGAACGGAAAAAAATTCGACGTCTCCACTCCTACGAATACGGCAGGTGTAAGAGGTACTTCCTTTTCGGCGTTTTACGAACCTAAGTCCAAGGACTCCGGATTCTGCACCTGCGAAGGAAAGGTAGCCCTGACTGGAAACGGGGAAAAAGGGGACGGAACCGTACAGGAAAAAGGATTCGGAGGATATTACTCCGGAGAAGGCGGAGAACCCAAGAGGACTTCCTACGAGGGAATCATCATAAAGTTCAAATCTATGCCCCCGTTTAAAGAGATGATGAAGAAGAACATCTCCTTAAAAAACTGCCTGTCCTGCCACATCCCGCAAGGATGGACGGCATCGGACCCGGTTCCCATGGACGAAACGTACGGAGCATCCGCAAATTCGCACTAA
- a CDS encoding indole-3-glycerol-phosphate synthase (involved in tryptophan biosynthesis; amino acid biosynthesis; converts 1-(2-carboxyphenylamino)-1-deoxy-D-ribulose 5-phosphate to C(1)-(3-indolyl)-glycerol 3-phosphat), with the protein MGLHRVLREILETKKRELESIPEYNPPRYSGPSLWQSLRSRKFSIIAECKRKSPSAGTIREDYDPISVAKTYEDCGASCISVLTDREYFGGSLEDLRRVSDSVRIPVLRKDFIIDSRQILEAREFGAGAILLIVRILDRQSIGSLIRQARDLGMDVLMEIHTEEEAEIASDAGANIVGINTRDLDDFTIHQNLVSKVSGKLSPNIIKVGESGVKSKQDLDAFRPYVDAALIGTYFMEKPDIRTAWLELF; encoded by the coding sequence ATGGGTTTGCACCGAGTTTTACGGGAAATTCTCGAAACCAAAAAGCGGGAATTGGAATCGATTCCCGAATACAATCCTCCTCGCTATTCCGGGCCGAGTCTCTGGCAGTCTCTTCGATCCCGGAAATTCTCCATCATCGCGGAATGCAAACGAAAGAGCCCTTCGGCCGGGACGATCCGCGAGGATTACGATCCTATCTCCGTAGCTAAGACGTACGAAGATTGCGGGGCTTCCTGCATTTCCGTCCTTACGGATCGGGAATATTTCGGGGGCTCTTTGGAGGATTTGAGAAGGGTCTCCGATTCGGTTCGAATCCCCGTACTTCGTAAGGATTTTATAATAGATTCTAGGCAGATCCTGGAGGCACGGGAGTTCGGTGCCGGAGCGATTTTATTGATCGTTCGGATCCTGGATCGTCAATCCATAGGTTCCTTAATCCGTCAGGCGAGAGATCTCGGAATGGATGTCCTGATGGAGATTCATACTGAGGAAGAGGCCGAAATCGCCTCGGACGCGGGCGCGAACATCGTAGGTATCAATACCCGAGATTTGGACGATTTCACGATTCATCAAAACCTAGTTTCGAAAGTGTCGGGCAAGCTTTCGCCCAATATCATAAAAGTAGGGGAATCCGGTGTTAAGAGCAAGCAGGACTTGGACGCATTTCGTCCCTATGTGGATGCCGCTTTGATCGGGACCTATTTTATGGAAAAACCGGATATTCGCACCGCCTGGTTAGAATTATTTTAA
- a CDS encoding Ig-like domain-containing protein, translating into MKRLEKKKIAFSNPLVLLFLLAALALSCAGKKSGGGVFGSLLGAMGIVTDQGGTLPQGVSSSVYSALDTPTSLPANFGNNGPSAILFISSYTNVNRYKSLEIRFSKSMNQATVQSDLSIVNGSNVALPGPGKGGIFHWASGTRLIFDPYKELAANTTYTLTLTANSATSSGTALLPYQIQFTTEPDYFVTSTGTAGAYTNVALGWGNSGGKDITFPTNAHLYVNSSFTNPISGANPIQSITLNHMGSTDQYTLCTGTCSMSSPLVSNLDLIADARLTSTPGLYVFTGGNSYYYQITTASGEVFNRYFSFNYGAVNTNPYGLLTGVSTTVMDQAQTMLLFGQILQKFAHADFKIGGMSFNDFAGNPSTNSAATLSSRCINYYQGQITYVRNYGDNSGQYGDGYCGGNPNGGAFNVVASVLGLGNLPMYLDVFIPGISIPPTAPDGTANITDSFYVTGNGSIGIDIFGEYSVIDLAVIGLTHDCTVLACLIGNNQDFYFTTNSTVNGSGPYTPRLARAKATTWFDTSGNINVQINRYTSGSPSPNGVYPFDPNDPITGNFYVSEWWQNLNTASMSLQGSTSGLGSFLGPITNMIASNAVPQVTPSITQALLTDIVERVSVNALNAVLQSLNNPGLELDLPSYLPAPLANFPLILSLQVASDAAVQSSGSNKGIVASANVALVAKSSSRLASTNANYHGHNAAVGFVSTAPSGTAGTTAIQNAKNYLFGQSNATPGLLLGLSADTVTQAAYSLWQNGAFNLGLNAAFINQIQTYAGNGALFQLTKTLLQASAIINILAPGFPSLTGLNPSNPTQTITVNGTDGVEIDLWAIHAPNGSLKPVPSGSAIPQLEVNFTDLELRIYGVPASGPKYLINTARASFKALGTIKFTPFVQPTGITGYSNLNALSLVVDPASMSYTLDILEGSQYNPFGIDPQGVLTVVNPLIPSLIIPLVNNILGQIPLPSKAGLATLTNPTNSAQTCNLNTTTDKIKLLTQPIPSTQTYPFLFAGLQFQGAYATNPGSTITCP; encoded by the coding sequence ATGAAACGCTTGGAAAAAAAGAAAATCGCCTTCAGCAATCCTTTAGTTCTTTTGTTTCTGCTCGCCGCCTTGGCTCTGTCCTGTGCCGGTAAAAAATCCGGGGGCGGAGTGTTCGGTTCCCTTTTGGGTGCAATGGGGATCGTGACGGACCAAGGAGGAACCCTTCCTCAGGGAGTGAGTAGTAGCGTGTATTCCGCTTTGGATACCCCTACTTCTCTTCCCGCGAATTTCGGCAATAACGGACCGAGCGCGATTCTTTTCATCAGTTCTTATACCAACGTGAACCGTTATAAAAGTCTGGAAATCCGTTTTTCCAAATCCATGAACCAGGCTACCGTGCAGTCCGACCTTTCCATCGTGAACGGAAGCAACGTAGCTCTTCCGGGACCGGGAAAAGGGGGAATCTTCCATTGGGCTTCCGGAACGAGATTGATCTTCGATCCGTACAAGGAGCTGGCCGCAAACACGACCTATACGCTGACCCTCACCGCGAATTCGGCCACTTCTTCCGGAACCGCTTTGCTTCCTTACCAAATCCAGTTCACCACCGAGCCGGATTATTTCGTTACTTCCACCGGTACTGCCGGCGCGTATACCAACGTCGCCTTAGGTTGGGGGAACTCCGGCGGAAAGGACATCACGTTTCCGACGAACGCGCATCTTTATGTAAATAGCAGTTTTACGAATCCGATTTCAGGCGCGAACCCGATCCAGTCCATCACCTTGAATCACATGGGTTCCACGGATCAGTACACGCTCTGTACGGGAACCTGTTCCATGTCTTCTCCGCTGGTTTCCAATCTAGATCTGATCGCCGATGCGCGTCTAACTTCCACTCCCGGGCTTTATGTGTTTACCGGAGGGAACTCCTACTATTATCAGATTACCACCGCAAGCGGAGAGGTTTTCAATCGTTACTTCTCCTTTAATTACGGTGCGGTAAATACCAATCCGTATGGGCTTCTTACCGGGGTTTCTACCACCGTGATGGACCAGGCCCAGACGATGCTTCTGTTCGGTCAGATCCTGCAAAAGTTCGCGCACGCGGACTTTAAGATCGGAGGAATGAGCTTCAACGATTTTGCCGGAAATCCTTCTACGAATAGTGCGGCGACTCTTTCGTCCAGATGTATCAACTACTACCAGGGCCAGATCACCTACGTCCGGAATTATGGGGATAATTCCGGACAGTACGGGGACGGGTATTGCGGTGGAAATCCGAACGGGGGAGCGTTTAACGTAGTGGCCAGCGTGTTAGGTCTCGGAAACCTTCCGATGTATTTGGACGTGTTCATTCCCGGCATCTCGATTCCTCCTACGGCTCCGGATGGAACGGCGAATATTACGGATTCCTTTTATGTTACCGGAAACGGATCGATCGGGATAGATATCTTTGGCGAATATTCCGTGATCGATCTGGCCGTCATCGGTTTGACCCATGATTGTACCGTGCTCGCATGTCTCATCGGTAACAATCAGGATTTCTATTTTACGACGAATTCCACGGTAAACGGGAGCGGCCCGTATACTCCGAGATTAGCGAGAGCGAAGGCAACGACCTGGTTCGATACGAGCGGAAATATCAACGTTCAGATCAACCGTTACACTAGCGGAAGTCCTTCTCCCAACGGAGTCTATCCTTTCGATCCGAACGATCCGATCACCGGGAACTTCTACGTGTCGGAATGGTGGCAGAACCTGAACACCGCTTCCATGAGCCTGCAAGGTTCCACCAGCGGTTTGGGATCTTTCTTGGGGCCGATCACGAACATGATCGCTTCGAACGCCGTTCCCCAGGTGACTCCGTCCATCACCCAAGCGCTTCTTACGGACATCGTGGAAAGGGTTTCCGTAAATGCGTTGAATGCAGTGCTGCAATCCTTGAACAATCCTGGGTTGGAGCTGGACCTTCCGAGTTACCTTCCTGCTCCGCTCGCGAATTTCCCTTTGATTCTTTCTCTTCAGGTCGCTTCGGATGCGGCAGTTCAATCTTCCGGATCCAACAAAGGAATCGTGGCCTCCGCGAATGTAGCTTTGGTGGCAAAATCCAGCTCCCGCTTGGCTTCCACAAACGCGAATTACCATGGTCATAATGCTGCCGTGGGATTCGTAAGCACTGCTCCTTCCGGAACTGCCGGAACCACCGCGATCCAAAATGCGAAGAACTACCTATTCGGGCAAAGCAATGCAACCCCGGGCTTACTCTTGGGACTCAGCGCGGATACGGTCACTCAAGCAGCCTATAGTCTTTGGCAGAACGGGGCTTTTAACCTGGGTTTGAATGCCGCATTCATCAACCAGATCCAAACGTATGCAGGAAACGGAGCCCTGTTCCAATTGACCAAGACACTGCTCCAAGCTTCGGCCATCATCAATATCCTGGCTCCTGGCTTTCCGAGTCTGACCGGTTTGAATCCATCCAACCCGACTCAGACCATCACGGTCAATGGTACGGACGGTGTGGAAATCGATCTTTGGGCCATCCACGCGCCGAACGGAAGTCTGAAACCGGTTCCTTCCGGTTCCGCTATTCCGCAATTGGAGGTGAACTTCACCGATTTGGAATTGAGGATCTACGGAGTTCCCGCAAGCGGACCCAAGTACCTGATCAATACCGCAAGGGCTAGTTTTAAGGCTTTAGGCACCATCAAGTTCACTCCATTCGTTCAACCTACGGGAATCACCGGATATAGCAACCTGAACGCATTGAGTCTGGTGGTCGATCCGGCCAGCATGTCGTATACATTGGATATCCTGGAAGGAAGCCAATACAATCCGTTCGGTATCGATCCGCAAGGGGTGTTGACGGTCGTGAATCCGTTGATTCCTTCCCTGATCATTCCTTTGGTAAATAATATCCTGGGACAGATTCCATTGCCATCGAAGGCGGGATTGGCAACTCTGACCAACCCGACTAATTCGGCGCAAACCTGTAATCTGAATACGACTACGGACAAGATCAAACTGTTGACCCAACCGATCCCGAGCACACAGACGTATCCGTTCCTGTTCGCGGGGCTACAGTTCCAAGGGGCCTACGCGACCAACCCAGGGTCCACCATCACCTGTCCGTAA
- a CDS encoding STAS domain-containing protein: protein MLDHKVQDGVLIVYLKGRLDVSIANEVEENLNDLIDNQGHTRVILNMQEVDYMSSSGFRACISTLRKLNAKEGGLKICGIKPAVKRIFDVIELTSLFDIRETEEEALKSFRN, encoded by the coding sequence TTGCTGGATCATAAGGTACAGGACGGAGTTCTCATTGTATACCTCAAAGGACGCTTGGACGTTTCCATCGCGAACGAGGTGGAAGAAAATCTCAACGATCTCATCGACAACCAAGGACATACAAGGGTTATATTGAATATGCAGGAAGTGGATTATATGTCCTCTTCCGGTTTTCGAGCCTGCATTTCCACCCTCCGAAAGTTGAACGCGAAAGAAGGTGGTCTGAAAATCTGCGGAATCAAGCCTGCCGTAAAACGGATCTTCGACGTGATTGAACTTACTTCCCTTTTCGATATCCGGGAAACAGAGGAAGAAGCGCTTAAGTCCTTCCGTAATTGA
- a CDS encoding sensor histidine kinase, whose protein sequence is MGKKMDFRIRAFKIAFWFTVNTVLGTMNSLLVAHNSPSPFWKVFLATQVTTHSVCSIVEFSVEFINGRRLGPFSTGAFLVLASGFAAVFGVAAGGILHAILLSGEGVGRNHGGSYNILLGSLILALFISFLEKSMQMLIERKKKTENELKDIQYRTLQSRMDPHYLFNTLNTVHSLLVTDPEKADHALILLADTYRFLCDRIYERLIPFEEEWKFTVDYLELQRLRFSDNLTICTTRDGDFSRLRIPPLTLQPLVENSFKHGLELLSEPGRLELCAQAFAGKVRITVIDNGRESVNVSGVSFERRKSEFSRTLENIRSRLEYNFGAAALAFKKNSGNNILLLEYEI, encoded by the coding sequence ATGGGTAAGAAGATGGATTTTAGGATCCGGGCGTTCAAGATCGCTTTTTGGTTCACGGTCAATACCGTTCTTGGCACGATGAACTCCCTTTTGGTCGCTCACAATTCGCCTTCCCCGTTCTGGAAAGTTTTTTTGGCGACCCAAGTCACCACCCATTCCGTCTGTTCCATCGTCGAGTTTTCAGTAGAGTTCATCAACGGACGAAGGCTAGGGCCTTTTAGCACCGGCGCATTCTTAGTCCTCGCTTCCGGTTTCGCCGCCGTCTTCGGAGTCGCTGCGGGAGGAATTCTACACGCGATCCTATTGTCCGGGGAAGGCGTGGGAAGGAACCACGGAGGTTCCTACAATATTCTTCTCGGAAGTCTCATTCTGGCGCTATTCATCTCCTTTTTGGAAAAATCCATGCAGATGCTTATAGAGAGGAAAAAAAAGACGGAGAACGAACTGAAGGACATCCAATACAGGACCCTACAAAGCAGGATGGATCCGCATTATCTTTTCAACACGTTGAATACGGTCCACTCCCTCTTAGTGACGGATCCGGAAAAAGCGGACCACGCGTTGATCCTTCTCGCGGACACGTATCGATTTCTTTGCGATCGGATATACGAAAGACTGATCCCTTTCGAAGAGGAGTGGAAATTTACCGTGGACTATCTGGAATTGCAAAGGCTAAGGTTTTCGGATAACCTCACGATATGTACGACTCGGGATGGGGATTTTTCCAGATTGCGTATACCGCCGCTGACCCTCCAACCTTTGGTGGAAAACAGTTTCAAACACGGATTGGAGCTGCTGTCCGAACCGGGAAGACTGGAATTATGCGCGCAAGCATTTGCGGGAAAAGTTCGCATTACGGTAATCGATAATGGAAGAGAGTCTGTGAATGTGAGCGGAGTTTCCTTCGAAAGAAGAAAATCGGAATTTTCCCGCACTCTGGAAAATATACGATCCAGATTGGAATACAATTTCGGAGCCGCAGCATTGGCTTTTAAGAAGAACTCCGGAAACAATATCCTACTTTTGGAATACGAGATCTGA
- the murD gene encoding UDP-N-acetylmuramoyl-L-alanine--D-glutamate ligase translates to MANFPTSLLGQRVLVLGGGVSGMAALRLLRERQAIPLLCNSEPVPSVAETFVKEDVSLASLLPLALVVKSPGVSPGHAVIKQAHSLMIPVVSEVEFARGFFTGKLLGVTGTDGKSTTTALTCHLLSKDFPGATAGGNIGHAFSEFCTKPIPLAVLELSSYQLEDSGPLQLDVSVILNLAPDHLERHGTLDEYFSAKSRIIDKNNPRHTLVVSSKLFRERVQKLNCLCRIQTFGREQGNDAIIQDEARTIQTSQALYDAKSFPLSGGHNLENLSAAILAAEASGGKPVNIQAAISSFTGLPHRFQNAGKAAGISFINDSKSTNLHSMLAGMSTWKDRKTTCLILGGRPKSESAEPLKDFLKAGMGWVILFGEARKIWGEEISPILGDRLVQADTLEEGFSWLKNAIRTGRAKLQSVVFSPACASFDQYKNFEERGEHFLSMVRRWAEEEP, encoded by the coding sequence ATGGCAAATTTTCCTACCTCCTTGCTCGGCCAGAGAGTTCTCGTTCTAGGCGGCGGAGTCTCCGGCATGGCGGCCCTCCGTCTCTTACGGGAAAGACAAGCTATTCCCCTCTTATGCAATTCGGAGCCCGTTCCCTCCGTAGCAGAAACATTCGTAAAAGAGGATGTTTCCTTGGCCTCGCTTCTTCCATTAGCGCTTGTTGTAAAAAGTCCGGGTGTTTCGCCCGGGCATGCGGTGATCAAGCAGGCGCACTCCCTGATGATTCCGGTGGTATCGGAAGTGGAATTCGCCCGCGGATTCTTTACGGGAAAATTACTGGGAGTCACAGGTACGGACGGAAAATCCACGACCACAGCATTGACCTGTCACCTACTCTCCAAGGATTTTCCTGGAGCTACCGCTGGAGGAAACATAGGTCATGCGTTCAGCGAATTCTGTACGAAACCGATCCCGTTGGCGGTTTTGGAATTGTCCAGCTACCAGCTGGAGGATTCCGGTCCTCTCCAACTTGACGTTTCCGTAATTTTGAATCTTGCACCGGATCATCTGGAGAGACACGGAACCCTAGACGAATATTTCTCCGCCAAATCCAGGATCATAGACAAGAATAATCCCCGTCATACCCTAGTCGTCAGTTCCAAATTATTCCGGGAAAGGGTCCAGAAACTGAATTGCCTCTGTAGAATCCAGACCTTCGGTAGAGAACAAGGCAACGACGCGATCATTCAGGACGAAGCAAGGACGATTCAAACCTCGCAGGCGCTCTACGACGCGAAATCATTTCCCCTTTCCGGCGGACACAATCTGGAAAATCTAAGCGCGGCCATCCTGGCTGCGGAGGCCTCCGGAGGCAAACCTGTCAATATCCAAGCGGCGATCTCCTCGTTTACCGGCCTTCCCCATCGCTTTCAGAACGCGGGAAAAGCGGCAGGAATTTCGTTTATCAACGATTCCAAATCCACGAACCTACACAGCATGTTGGCGGGAATGAGCACGTGGAAAGACCGAAAAACCACCTGTTTGATCTTAGGCGGACGCCCCAAATCGGAATCCGCCGAGCCGCTTAAGGATTTTTTAAAAGCGGGAATGGGTTGGGTAATCCTGTTCGGAGAAGCGAGAAAGATCTGGGGAGAGGAAATTTCACCCATTTTGGGAGACCGTCTCGTGCAGGCAGACACCTTGGAAGAAGGATTTTCCTGGTTAAAAAACGCGATTCGAACCGGAAGAGCCAAGTTGCAATCCGTGGTTTTTTCTCCCGCATGCGCGAGTTTCGATCAGTACAAAAACTTCGAAGAAAGAGGGGAACATTTCCTGAGCATGGTTCGCCGTTGGGCAGAGGAAGAACCCTAA